Proteins co-encoded in one Fusarium fujikuroi IMI 58289 draft genome, chromosome FFUJ_chr06 genomic window:
- a CDS encoding probable FUM1-fumarate hydratase, with amino-acid sequence MLRTVTGRAAASGLVKSALPRVSQAAASTCSFAPQLRLQNKTRVAGLQLSRAIHSTSARMSQTRTESDAFGEIQVPADRYWGAQTERSLENFRINQPQDRMPPPIVKAFGILKGAAATVNMRYGLDPKIGAAIQQAAKEVADGKLLDHFPLVVWQTGSGTQSNMNANEVISNRAIEILGGTMGSKKPVHPNDHVNRSASSNDTFPTVMHIAAVLDIEGELLPALHSLRAALQKKVDEFEAKKIIKIGRTHLQDATPLTLAQEFSGYVAQLDFGIKRVESSLPDLRLLAQGGTAVGTGINTFQGFAEAIAEEVTNMTGTEFKTAPNKFEALAAHDAIVQAHGSLNTLAASLTKIAQDIRYLGSGPRCGLGELNLPENEPGSSIMPGKVNPTQCEALTMVCAQVMGNHVATTIGGMNGQFELNVYKPLVIRNLLHSSRLLTDGMRSFEKNLVAGLAANEEKIASIMKESLMLVTCLNPKIGYDMASKVAKNAHKKGLTLKQSALELQALTEEEFDTLVKPELMVGPSPYKG; translated from the exons AACAAGACTCGGGTTGCTGGTCTTCAACTCTCCAGAGCTATTCACAGCACTTCGGCCAGAATGTCTCAGACACGAACAGAGAGCGATGCCTTTGGCGAGATCCAGGTCCCCGCCGACCGATACTGGGGAGCCCAGACGGAGCGGTCTCTCGAGAACTTTCGCATCAACCAGCCCCAGGATCGCATGCCTCCACCCATCGTCAAGGCATTTGGTATCCTGAAGGGTGCTGCCGCCACTGTCAACATGCGATATGGCCTTG ACCCCAAGATTGGTGCTGCTATTCAACAGGCCGCCAAGGAGGTTGCTGATGGCAAACTCCTCGACCACTTCCCTCTTGTCGTTTGGCAGACGGGCTCCGGCACTCAGTCCAACATGAACGCAAACGAGGTCATTTCCAACCGAGCCATCGAGATCCTCGGCGGAACTATGGGTAGCAAGAAGCCTGTCCACCCCAACGATCACGTTAACCGTAGTGCCTCTTCCAACGACACCTTCCCTACTGTTATGCACATCGCTGCCGTCCTTGATATTGAGGGCGAGCTTTTGCCTGCCCTCCATAGCCTCCGTGCTGCCCtgcagaagaaggtcgaTGAGTTTGAGGCTAAGAAGATTATCAAGATCGGACGTACTCATCTCCAGGACGCTACACCTCTGACTCTCGCCCAAGAGTTCTCTGGCTACGTTGCTCAACTCGACTTTGGCATCAAGCGTGTAGAGAGCTCTCTCCCTGATTTGCGTCTGCTCGCCCAGGGCGGCACTGCCGTTGGCACCGGCATCAATACTTTCCAGGGTTTCGCTGAGGCTATTGCTGAGGAGGTCACCAACATGACTGGCACCGAGTTCAAGACTGCCCCTAACAAGTTTGAGGCCCTGGCTGCCCATGACGCTATTGTCCAAGCCCACGGCTCTCTTAACACCCTTGCTGCCTCTCTTACCAAGATCGCTCAGGATATTCGATACCTCGGCAGTGGCCCTCGCTGTGGCCTTGGTGAGCTTAACCTCCCCGAAAACGAGCctggcagcagcatcatGCCTGGAAAGGTTAACCCCACGCAATGTGAAGCTTTAACCATGGTCTGTGCCCAGGTTATGGGCAATCACGTTGCGACCACTATTGGTGGTATGAATGGCCAGTTCGAGCTTAATGTTTACAAACCTCTGGTCATCCGCAACCTCCTGCACAGCTCGCGCCTTCTAACAGATGGCATGCGCTCTTTCGAGAAGAACCTCGTTGCTGGTCTCGCAGCcaatgaggagaagattgccaGCATCATGAAGGAGTC ACTCATGCTTGTCACTTGCCTCAACCCCAAGATCGGTTACGATATGGCCAGCAAGGTCGCCAAGAATGCTCACAAGAAGGGTCTGACCCTCAAGCAGAGTGCTCTCGAGCTCCAGGCTCTgactgaggaggagtttgatACTCTTGTTAAGCCCGAGCTTATGGTTGGCCCCAGCCCCTACAAGGGATGA